The following are from one region of the Polaribacter marinaquae genome:
- a CDS encoding KTSC domain-containing protein, with protein sequence MKRIKEYKKLFKVEGPIDLKELKKSYRGLVKEWHPDKFQDETDKEEAEIKSTQIIDGYHFLVSIAPETKAANLDAYKKTITEFQVADWHHKSMLLEVTFTDGNKYEYFGVSKVLFGKFINAKSMNNFGRRNIFNKFTYRKSMKASATV encoded by the coding sequence ATGAAACGTATTAAAGAATATAAAAAACTTTTTAAAGTTGAAGGTCCTATAGATTTAAAAGAATTAAAAAAATCTTATAGAGGATTGGTTAAAGAGTGGCATCCAGATAAATTTCAAGATGAAACAGATAAAGAAGAAGCAGAAATTAAGAGTACCCAAATTATCGATGGATATCACTTCTTGGTAAGTATTGCTCCAGAAACTAAAGCTGCTAACTTAGATGCTTATAAAAAAACAATTACAGAATTTCAAGTAGCAGATTGGCATCATAAAAGTATGTTACTAGAAGTTACTTTTACAGATGGTAATAAGTACGAATATTTTGGTGTTAGTAAAGTTCTATTTGGAAAATTTATAAATGCAAAATCTATGAATAATTTTGGTAGAAGAAATATCTTTAACAAATTTACTTACAGAAAATCTATGAAAGCTTCTGCGACAGTTTAA
- a CDS encoding site-specific integrase, producing the protein MQSQINFTLSFWVNATRIKNNQVSVYGRITVNGKRANISLQRKVILSEWDSRKGRAKGNKQESRLLNRYLDQVKNRVYTAYDELIKEKAFICSQSIKARFLGEDNEEYSLLTLIDYHNTQMSESLTYGTLKNYFTTQKYIKLFLTNKRKIQDIYLSQLTYRFVVDFEKFLRSYVPSDHQKQMENNTVMKHIQRLRKMVTLAYKMEWIDKDPFIKFKPTYIKNEREFLREDELQKIIEREFDIERLILVKDLFIFSCYTGLSYIDVMQLNEDNIGLGIDGGKWIITNRQKTHNKVKIPLLPIAEILIKKYKGHIKTKKTKTLFPNISNQKLNSYLKEIADLSGIKKNLTFHIARHTFATTITLSNGVPIETVSKLLGHTKIATTQIYAKVIERKVSDDMASLRSKLEKTTYRSKNIEIGR; encoded by the coding sequence ATGCAATCACAAATTAATTTTACCTTATCTTTTTGGGTAAACGCAACACGTATTAAAAACAACCAAGTATCTGTATATGGCAGAATAACTGTAAATGGCAAAAGAGCTAATATTAGCTTACAACGAAAAGTTATTCTATCTGAATGGGATTCTAGAAAAGGGAGAGCAAAAGGTAATAAACAAGAATCACGTTTACTCAATAGATATTTAGACCAGGTTAAAAATAGAGTTTATACAGCTTATGATGAGCTAATAAAAGAAAAAGCATTTATCTGCTCTCAATCTATTAAAGCTCGTTTTTTAGGTGAAGACAATGAAGAATATTCTTTGCTTACTTTAATCGATTATCACAACACTCAAATGAGTGAATCTTTAACTTATGGAACTTTAAAAAACTACTTCACAACTCAAAAGTATATCAAACTATTTTTGACTAATAAAAGAAAAATTCAAGACATATATTTATCTCAATTAACATATCGTTTTGTTGTTGACTTTGAAAAATTCTTGCGTTCATATGTTCCTTCAGACCATCAAAAACAGATGGAAAACAACACAGTAATGAAACATATTCAAAGACTCCGTAAAATGGTAACTTTAGCTTATAAAATGGAATGGATTGACAAAGACCCCTTTATAAAGTTTAAGCCCACTTATATTAAAAATGAACGCGAATTTTTAAGAGAAGATGAGTTACAAAAAATCATTGAAAGAGAATTTGATATAGAAAGATTAATCCTGGTCAAAGACTTATTTATTTTTAGTTGCTATACAGGATTATCTTACATCGATGTTATGCAGCTGAACGAAGATAATATAGGTTTAGGTATTGATGGAGGTAAATGGATTATCACAAATAGACAGAAGACGCACAATAAAGTTAAAATACCTCTATTACCAATAGCTGAAATTTTGATTAAGAAATATAAAGGTCACATCAAAACAAAAAAAACTAAAACATTATTCCCTAACATTTCAAATCAAAAATTAAATTCATACTTAAAAGAAATTGCAGATTTAAGTGGCATAAAAAAGAATCTTACTTTCCATATCGCTAGACATACTTTTGCTACTACCATAACTTTAAGTAATGGTGTGCCTATAGAAACTGTTTCAAAATTATTAGGTCATACAAAAATTGCTACAACTCAGATTTATGCTAAAGTTATTGAAAGAAAAGTTAGTGATGATATGGCTTCATTAAGAAGTAAATTAGAGAAAACTACTTACAGAAGTAAAAATATAGAAATAGGCAGATAA
- the trxB gene encoding thioredoxin-disulfide reductase, whose product MSDTVEKIKCLIIGSGPAGYTAAIYAARADMKPVMYTGMQMGGQLTTTTEVDNFPGYADGTDGTAMMEDLKKQSERFGTEVRFGLVTKVDLSDKVGGIHKVIVDETKEIEAETIIISTGATAKYLGLESEQRLIGGGVSACATCDGFFYKGQDVVVVGAGDTAAEEATYLANICNKVTLLVRKDYMRASKAMQHRVNKTANIEVLFNTEIDEVLGDNVVEGVRVINNQTKETHDISVTGVFIAIGHKPNSDLFKGVLDMDETGYLITKGKSSKTNLPGVFAAGDIQDKEYRQAVTAAGSGCMAALDAERYLSALE is encoded by the coding sequence ATGTCAGATACAGTAGAAAAAATAAAATGTTTAATTATAGGTTCTGGTCCTGCGGGTTATACTGCAGCAATTTATGCAGCAAGGGCAGATATGAAACCTGTAATGTATACAGGAATGCAAATGGGCGGACAGTTAACAACAACAACAGAGGTTGATAATTTTCCTGGCTATGCAGATGGTACAGATGGTACTGCAATGATGGAGGATTTGAAAAAACAATCTGAACGATTTGGTACAGAGGTTCGTTTCGGTCTTGTAACTAAAGTAGATTTGAGTGACAAAGTTGGTGGTATTCACAAAGTTATTGTTGATGAAACCAAAGAAATTGAAGCAGAGACAATAATTATCTCTACAGGAGCAACAGCAAAATATTTAGGTTTAGAAAGTGAACAACGTTTGATTGGTGGAGGTGTTTCTGCATGTGCTACTTGTGACGGATTCTTTTATAAAGGACAAGATGTTGTTGTTGTTGGGGCAGGAGATACGGCAGCAGAAGAAGCTACTTATTTAGCCAATATATGTAATAAAGTAACTTTGTTAGTGCGTAAAGATTACATGAGAGCATCAAAAGCAATGCAACATAGAGTAAATAAAACTGCAAATATCGAGGTTTTATTTAATACTGAAATCGATGAGGTTTTAGGAGATAATGTTGTTGAAGGTGTTAGAGTAATAAATAATCAAACTAAAGAAACTCATGATATTTCTGTAACTGGAGTTTTTATTGCAATTGGACACAAGCCAAATTCAGATTTATTTAAAGGTGTTTTAGATATGGATGAAACAGGTTATTTAATTACTAAAGGAAAATCTTCAAAAACAAATTTACCAGGAGTTTTTGCAGCCGGAGATATTCAAGATAAAGAATATAGACAAGCTGTTACTGCAGCGGGTTCTGGTTGTATGGCAGCCTTAGATGCAGAGCGTTATTTAAGTGCTTTAGAATAA
- a CDS encoding efflux RND transporter permease subunit — protein MLNKSIKFLIENKLVAVLLLLLFVGWGTVNAPFNWDIPFLPSNPVAVDAIPDIGENQQIVFTKWDGRSPQDIEDQITYPLTTSLLGIPGVKTIRSSSMFGFSSIYIIFEEDIEFYWSRSRILEKLNSLPNNLLPEGVNPALGPDATGLGQIFWYTLEGRDEKGNVTGGWDLQELRSIQDYYVKYGLSSASGVSEVASIGGYVQEYQVDVNPELMRQYNIGLNQVVKAVKSSNQDIGAQTLEINQAEYLVRGLGYIKSIEDIENAVVTSVDFTAIKIKDIGKVSLGPATRRGLLDKEGAEVVGGVVVARYGANPMEVITNVKAQIEELKGGLPTKVLADGRTSQVTIVPFYDRTELIEETLDTLNEALTLEILITILVIIVMVFNLRASILISGLLPVAVLMVFVTMKLFNVDANIVALSGIAIAIGTMVDVGVILAENMIRHLDDKKLQTREDGTKYTTDEVIYNATAEVSGAILTAVLTTIISFVPVFTMIGAEGKLFRPLAFTKTMALSASLVIALFLIPPFAAYLFRKTTLKKSFNHIINIALIVAGIVITISGYWLGVILIAFGVNGLLVVIGKLNKKNNNHINIIISCTAIIFLLAEYWRPLGFDRSIFINLIFVAIICFGILGIFSVLKNYYSQILQWALANKVLFLMIPTSVLIFGFWIFYNTGKEFMPSLNEGSFLLMPTSMPHSGVEENKRVLKQLDMAVATIPEIETVVGKAGRTESALDPAPLSMYENMIQYKTEYMRNSEGKRQRYKVNEDGAFELKNGGFVTNPNNTENVSLSAVERSQLIEDEDGEYYRNWRPEISSPDDIWNEIVKVTKLPGVTSAPKLQPIETRLVMLQTGMRAPMGIKVKGQDLKQIEAFGLQLESLLKQAEGVKVEAVFADRIVGKPYLLIDIDREKIARYGISIEDVQNVLKVAVGGMQLTQTVEGRERYGIRVRYPRELRNNPESIKDIYIPIEKGNPVPLSELATIRYEQGPQVIKSEDTFLIGYVLFDKLDGFAEVDVVENAQKLFQKKIDSGELTVPKGISYKFTGTYENQLRAEKTLSVIVPLALAIIFLILYFQFKSVATSFMVFTAITIAFAGGFIMIWLYGQDWFFNFSFFGENMRDLFNMKTINLSVAVWVGFIALFGIATDDGVVMATYLTQTFKREKPADKKSIRASALQAAEKRIRPCLMTTVTTILALLPVLTSTGKGSDIMIPMAIPIFGGMVIDITSYFLLPVLYSWREEFKLKKANK, from the coding sequence ATGCTAAATAAAAGCATCAAATTCTTAATAGAAAATAAACTTGTAGCAGTTTTACTACTCTTATTATTTGTAGGTTGGGGTACCGTAAACGCTCCTTTTAATTGGGATATTCCATTTTTACCAAGCAATCCTGTAGCTGTTGATGCTATTCCAGATATTGGCGAAAATCAGCAAATAGTATTCACAAAGTGGGATGGTCGTTCACCTCAAGATATTGAAGATCAAATTACATATCCATTAACAACTTCGTTATTAGGTATTCCAGGAGTTAAAACAATTCGTAGCTCTTCTATGTTTGGTTTTTCAAGTATCTATATTATTTTCGAAGAGGATATTGAGTTTTATTGGAGCAGAAGTAGAATTTTAGAAAAACTAAATTCATTACCTAACAATTTATTACCAGAAGGTGTAAATCCTGCTTTAGGTCCAGATGCCACAGGTTTAGGTCAAATATTTTGGTACACTTTAGAAGGTCGTGATGAAAAAGGAAACGTTACTGGTGGTTGGGATTTACAAGAATTGCGAAGTATTCAAGATTACTACGTAAAATACGGATTATCGTCTGCAAGTGGCGTTTCTGAAGTTGCCTCAATTGGTGGTTATGTTCAAGAATATCAAGTGGACGTGAATCCAGAATTAATGCGTCAATACAATATTGGTTTAAATCAAGTTGTAAAAGCCGTTAAAAGTAGTAATCAAGATATTGGAGCACAAACTTTAGAAATAAATCAAGCTGAATATTTAGTTCGTGGTTTGGGGTATATTAAATCTATCGAAGATATTGAAAACGCAGTAGTTACTTCCGTAGATTTTACAGCAATCAAAATAAAAGATATTGGTAAAGTTTCTTTAGGTCCTGCAACAAGAAGAGGTTTGTTAGATAAAGAAGGTGCAGAAGTAGTTGGAGGTGTCGTAGTTGCAAGATATGGAGCAAATCCTATGGAAGTAATTACGAATGTAAAAGCTCAAATTGAAGAATTAAAAGGAGGTTTACCAACAAAAGTTTTAGCTGATGGTAGAACATCACAAGTAACTATTGTTCCTTTTTACGATAGAACAGAATTAATTGAAGAAACTTTAGATACACTAAATGAAGCGTTAACATTAGAAATTTTGATTACCATTTTGGTAATTATTGTAATGGTTTTCAATCTTCGAGCTTCTATTTTAATATCTGGTTTATTACCTGTTGCAGTTTTAATGGTTTTTGTAACGATGAAACTATTTAATGTGGATGCAAATATTGTAGCACTTTCAGGTATTGCAATTGCGATAGGAACTATGGTTGATGTTGGCGTAATTCTCGCCGAAAATATGATTCGTCATTTAGATGATAAAAAATTACAAACGCGTGAAGATGGAACAAAATATACTACAGACGAAGTAATTTATAATGCAACTGCAGAAGTTTCTGGTGCCATTTTAACAGCAGTTTTAACAACAATTATAAGTTTTGTACCTGTTTTTACAATGATTGGTGCAGAAGGTAAATTGTTTAGACCTTTGGCGTTTACAAAAACAATGGCACTATCAGCTTCTTTGGTTATTGCTTTGTTTTTAATTCCCCCTTTTGCAGCTTATTTATTCAGAAAAACAACACTAAAAAAATCTTTTAATCATATTATAAATATCGCTTTAATAGTGGCTGGTATTGTAATTACAATTAGTGGTTATTGGTTAGGTGTAATTCTAATTGCTTTTGGCGTTAATGGTTTATTAGTTGTTATAGGAAAACTAAACAAGAAAAATAACAACCATATAAATATCATTATTTCTTGTACTGCTATTATATTCTTACTTGCAGAATATTGGCGACCATTAGGTTTTGACAGAAGTATCTTTATCAACTTAATTTTTGTAGCCATTATTTGCTTTGGTATTTTAGGAATATTCTCGGTTTTAAAAAACTATTATAGTCAAATTCTACAATGGGCATTAGCAAATAAAGTGTTGTTTTTAATGATACCAACATCAGTTCTTATATTTGGATTTTGGATATTTTATAACACAGGTAAAGAATTTATGCCCTCTTTAAATGAAGGTTCTTTTTTACTGATGCCAACCTCAATGCCACATTCTGGTGTCGAAGAAAATAAACGCGTTTTAAAACAATTGGATATGGCAGTAGCCACCATTCCAGAAATTGAAACTGTGGTTGGTAAAGCCGGTAGAACAGAATCAGCTTTAGATCCTGCACCTTTGTCAATGTATGAAAATATGATTCAGTATAAAACTGAATATATGAGAAATTCAGAGGGAAAAAGACAACGTTATAAAGTAAATGAAGATGGTGCTTTTGAATTGAAAAATGGTGGTTTTGTAACAAATCCAAATAATACTGAAAATGTCTCCTTGAGCGCAGTCGAAAGGTCTCAACTTATCGAAGATGAAGATGGAGAATACTACAGAAATTGGCGACCAGAAATTAGTTCTCCAGATGATATTTGGAATGAAATTGTCAAAGTCACCAAATTACCAGGCGTTACTTCTGCTCCAAAATTACAACCCATAGAAACAAGATTGGTAATGCTTCAAACAGGTATGCGTGCACCAATGGGAATAAAAGTAAAAGGGCAAGATTTAAAACAAATTGAAGCTTTTGGTTTGCAATTAGAGAGCCTTTTAAAACAAGCAGAAGGTGTTAAAGTAGAAGCTGTTTTTGCAGATAGAATTGTTGGTAAACCATATTTACTGATTGATATTGATAGAGAAAAAATAGCACGTTATGGAATTTCTATTGAAGACGTTCAGAATGTTCTAAAAGTTGCAGTTGGTGGTATGCAATTAACTCAAACTGTGGAAGGAAGAGAACGTTATGGTATTCGAGTTCGTTATCCAAGAGAATTGCGTAATAATCCTGAATCGATAAAAGACATTTATATTCCTATTGAAAAAGGGAATCCTGTTCCTTTAAGTGAGTTAGCAACGATTAGATATGAGCAAGGTCCACAAGTTATAAAAAGTGAAGATACTTTTTTAATTGGTTATGTACTGTTTGATAAATTAGATGGTTTTGCAGAAGTTGATGTAGTAGAAAATGCACAAAAATTGTTTCAAAAAAAAATAGATTCTGGTGAATTAACGGTTCCAAAAGGCATCAGTTATAAATTTACGGGAACTTATGAAAACCAATTACGTGCAGAAAAAACACTGTCTGTTATAGTTCCATTAGCATTAGCAATTATTTTCTTGATTTTATATTTTCAGTTTAAATCGGTTGCTACATCATTTATGGTTTTTACAGCCATAACCATTGCTTTTGCAGGTGGTTTTATTATGATTTGGTTATATGGGCAAGATTGGTTTTTCAATTTTAGCTTTTTTGGTGAAAATATGCGAGACTTATTTAATATGAAAACCATCAATTTAAGTGTGGCAGTTTGGGTTGGTTTTATTGCATTGTTTGGCATTGCCACAGATGATGGTGTAGTTATGGCAACCTATTTAACACAAACTTTTAAACGTGAAAAACCTGCAGATAAAAAGAGCATACGAGCTTCAGCTTTGCAAGCTGCAGAAAAAAGAATTCGTCCTTGTTTAATGACTACTGTTACAACAATTTTAGCATTATTACCAGTTTTAACCTCTACAGGAAAAGGAAGCGATATTATGATTCCAATGGCGATTCCAATTTTTGGAGGAATGGTCATAGATATCACATCTTATTTTCTTTTACCTGTTTTATATAGTTGGAGAGAAGAATTCAAATTAAAAAAAGCAAACAAATGA
- a CDS encoding acyl-CoA dehydrogenase family protein, which yields MSELLRGGQFLVKETNCENVFTPEDFTEEQQMMKEAVMEFNDREIIPHKARFEAKDYALTEEVMRKAGELGFLGVAVPEEFGGLGMGFVSTMLTCDYISSGTGSFSTAFGAHTGIGTMPITLYGTQEQKEKYVPKLATGEWFGAYCLTEPGAGSDANSGKTTAELSEDGKSYKINGQKMWISNAGFCSLMIVFARIENDKNITGFIVEYDPENANGITLGEEEHKLGIRASSTRQVFFNDTVVPAENMLAGRGEGFKIAMNALNVGRIKLAAACLDSQRRVITYATQYATERKQFKTPIADFGAIKVKLAEMSTNAYVGESASYRAAKDIEDRIALRVAAGNTHQEAELKGVEEYAIECSILKVAVSEDVQSCADEGIQIFGGMGFSEETPMESAWRDARIARIYEGTNEINRMLSVGMLIKKAMKGHVDLLGPATEVANSLMGIPSFETPDYSELFSEEKHMIAKLKKTFLMVAGAALQKYGQEIESHQQLLIAASDILIEIYMAESAILRTEKNAKRFGEDSQSVQIAMSKLYLYHAVDIIEEKGKESIISFAEGDEQRMMLMGLKRFTKYTNYPDIVDLRNEIAEKVKAENKYCF from the coding sequence ATGTCAGAATTATTAAGAGGCGGACAGTTTTTAGTAAAAGAAACTAACTGCGAAAACGTATTTACTCCAGAAGACTTTACAGAGGAGCAACAAATGATGAAGGAAGCTGTGATGGAATTTAATGATAGAGAAATCATTCCTCATAAAGCTCGTTTCGAAGCTAAAGATTATGCATTAACAGAAGAAGTTATGCGTAAAGCTGGTGAATTAGGATTTTTAGGTGTTGCAGTGCCAGAAGAATTTGGTGGTTTAGGTATGGGATTTGTATCTACAATGTTAACTTGTGATTATATTTCATCTGGAACAGGATCTTTTAGTACAGCTTTTGGTGCACACACAGGTATTGGTACAATGCCAATTACTTTATATGGTACACAAGAACAGAAAGAAAAATATGTACCTAAATTAGCTACCGGAGAATGGTTTGGTGCTTATTGTTTAACAGAACCGGGTGCTGGTTCTGATGCAAACTCAGGAAAAACTACAGCAGAACTTTCGGAAGACGGTAAATCTTACAAAATTAACGGACAAAAAATGTGGATTTCGAACGCAGGTTTTTGTAGTTTAATGATTGTTTTTGCTCGTATAGAAAATGATAAAAATATTACTGGTTTTATAGTAGAATATGATCCAGAAAATGCAAACGGAATTACTTTAGGTGAAGAAGAACACAAATTAGGTATTCGTGCAAGTTCAACTCGTCAAGTATTTTTTAATGATACAGTAGTACCAGCAGAAAATATGTTAGCTGGTCGTGGTGAAGGTTTTAAAATTGCCATGAATGCTTTAAATGTTGGTCGTATTAAATTGGCTGCAGCGTGTTTAGATTCTCAAAGAAGAGTTATTACGTATGCAACACAATACGCCACAGAACGTAAGCAGTTCAAAACTCCTATTGCAGATTTTGGTGCAATTAAGGTGAAATTGGCAGAAATGTCTACAAATGCTTACGTTGGTGAATCTGCTTCTTATAGAGCAGCTAAAGACATCGAAGATAGAATCGCATTAAGAGTTGCTGCTGGTAATACTCACCAAGAAGCAGAACTTAAAGGTGTAGAAGAATATGCAATAGAATGTTCTATCTTAAAAGTTGCCGTATCAGAAGATGTACAAAGTTGTGCAGATGAAGGTATTCAAATTTTTGGTGGAATGGGATTCTCTGAAGAAACTCCTATGGAATCTGCTTGGAGAGATGCTAGAATTGCTAGAATTTACGAAGGTACAAACGAAATTAACAGAATGCTTTCTGTTGGAATGCTTATCAAAAAAGCAATGAAAGGTCATGTAGATTTATTAGGACCTGCAACAGAAGTAGCTAATAGTTTAATGGGAATTCCTTCTTTTGAAACTCCAGATTATTCTGAGTTATTTTCAGAAGAAAAACACATGATTGCCAAATTAAAGAAAACATTTTTAATGGTTGCTGGTGCAGCACTTCAAAAATATGGGCAAGAAATCGAGTCTCATCAACAGTTATTAATTGCTGCTTCAGACATATTAATTGAAATTTATATGGCAGAATCTGCAATTTTAAGAACAGAGAAAAACGCGAAACGTTTTGGCGAAGATTCTCAATCGGTACAAATTGCGATGTCTAAATTATATTTATATCACGCAGTAGACATTATCGAAGAAAAAGGTAAAGAAAGTATAATTTCTTTTGCTGAAGGTGATGAGCAGCGTATGATGTTAATGGGATTAAAGCGTTTTACTAAATATACAAACTATCCAGATATTGTAGATTTACGTAACGAAATCGCAGAAAAAGTGAAAGCAGAAAATAAATACTGCTTCTAA
- a CDS encoding M20/M25/M40 family metallo-hydrolase yields the protein MKINNLLLIALSVITLSCNQSEKEKSINKKLLIDGIKHLSSDDLEGRGFSKPGNYKAQKYIATKFKEIGLETEESSNYIHKFPYTFSGKRRQRMFPVENSDSDASKIKDTTVFGGNVIGKITGSIDKTIVITGHLDHLGIKNGKIYNGADDDASGTAALFAIADYFKKNKPKHTLVFAAVDAEEIGSLGADYWLKNYKQKNKIVLNINMDMIAHNDSLQLYAAGLHHYPKLRASLENIKSPINLLFGHDNPDDKQLDNWTYSSDHRVFHREKIPFIYFGVEDHKDYHKATDTFENINTEFYVEAVKLIVKSIENFDTNLTYE from the coding sequence ATGAAAATAAACAACCTTCTTCTAATTGCCTTATCAGTAATAACTCTAAGTTGTAATCAATCTGAAAAAGAAAAATCAATAAACAAGAAACTATTGATTGATGGAATAAAGCATTTATCTAGTGATGATTTAGAAGGTAGAGGTTTTTCTAAACCCGGAAATTATAAAGCGCAAAAATACATCGCAACTAAATTTAAAGAAATTGGTTTAGAAACTGAAGAATCGTCTAATTACATTCATAAATTTCCTTACACTTTTTCTGGCAAAAGAAGACAAAGAATGTTTCCAGTTGAAAATTCAGATTCAGATGCATCTAAAATAAAAGATACAACTGTATTTGGCGGGAATGTAATAGGTAAAATTACTGGAAGCATCGATAAAACCATTGTTATAACCGGTCATTTAGATCATTTAGGCATTAAAAATGGTAAAATTTATAATGGTGCAGATGATGATGCTTCTGGTACTGCAGCTTTATTTGCAATTGCAGATTATTTTAAAAAAAACAAACCAAAACATACATTAGTTTTTGCAGCAGTAGATGCTGAAGAAATTGGTTCTTTAGGTGCAGATTATTGGCTTAAAAATTACAAACAGAAGAATAAAATTGTACTAAATATTAATATGGATATGATTGCCCATAATGATTCTTTACAACTTTATGCTGCCGGTTTACACCATTATCCTAAACTTAGAGCCAGTTTAGAAAATATAAAATCACCAATAAATTTACTTTTTGGTCATGACAATCCTGATGATAAACAATTAGATAATTGGACATATTCTTCGGATCACAGAGTTTTTCATAGAGAAAAAATTCCGTTTATTTATTTTGGTGTAGAAGACCATAAAGATTACCATAAAGCTACAGATACATTCGAAAACATTAATACAGAATTTTACGTAGAAGCAGTTAAACTAATTGTAAAATCTATCGAAAATTTTGACACCAATTTAACCTATGAATAA
- a CDS encoding septum formation inhibitor Maf, whose amino-acid sequence MKISVSLITSILFIFCTSDKNKVQAQNQKLNFNDYWYQGKAEITSYTLKQSRYGEIYEGTAVNIYVTEDFLPEKQVKADTKSKSTIPVLKLNSTKKFVTGIYPYSLMTSTFSPINSNKETIKISFSSQEWCGNTFVQLNSREKFEIDFHSYFENNSDRQLGLKKDILENELWNRLRLNPKNIAIGRMKIIPSFEYMALNHKRIMAYDAETALKEIKGFLYFSIFYPTLKRKLTIKLTKDFPYTIESWEEVSTINNTKYTTTATKIKTILSPYWRKNKKGNIEERKALGL is encoded by the coding sequence ATGAAAATCTCTGTCTCTTTAATAACTAGCATACTTTTTATTTTTTGTACTTCGGATAAGAATAAAGTTCAAGCTCAAAATCAAAAATTAAATTTTAACGATTATTGGTATCAAGGCAAAGCAGAAATAACATCATATACATTAAAGCAATCTCGTTACGGCGAGATATACGAAGGTACTGCGGTAAACATATACGTAACAGAAGACTTTTTACCAGAAAAACAAGTAAAAGCAGATACTAAGAGTAAATCTACAATACCTGTATTAAAGTTAAATAGCACAAAAAAATTTGTCACTGGCATATATCCTTATTCTTTAATGACAAGCACCTTCTCTCCTATCAACAGCAATAAAGAGACAATAAAAATTTCTTTTTCATCACAAGAATGGTGCGGAAACACATTTGTGCAATTAAATAGTCGAGAAAAATTTGAAATTGATTTTCATTCATATTTTGAAAATAATTCTGATAGACAATTAGGATTAAAAAAAGATATTTTAGAAAATGAATTATGGAATCGATTAAGGTTAAACCCTAAAAACATTGCAATTGGTCGTATGAAGATTATTCCGTCTTTCGAATATATGGCTTTAAATCATAAACGAATTATGGCCTATGATGCAGAAACTGCTTTAAAAGAAATTAAAGGATTTCTATATTTTTCTATTTTTTATCCAACATTAAAAAGAAAACTCACTATTAAATTGACAAAAGATTTTCCTTATACTATAGAATCTTGGGAAGAAGTTTCAACAATAAATAACACAAAATACACAACAACAGCAACAAAGATTAAAACAATTCTTTCACCTTATTGGCGTAAAAACAAAAAAGGAAACATAGAAGAAAGAAAAGCTTTAGGTTTGTAA
- a CDS encoding HYC_CC_PP family protein yields MSKLSHKILAVLMSFVVLFSTTSFAITKHFCGDTLLDTAIFSEASTCGMENQKDTSVAISGCSIIKKDCCKDEQVLIDGQDEVQLQVDKISFNQELFIASFIYTYINLFENLENNVSSFEEYEPPLVIKEIFKIDETYLI; encoded by the coding sequence ATGTCAAAGTTATCTCATAAAATATTAGCTGTTTTAATGTCGTTTGTAGTTTTATTTTCTACAACTTCATTTGCTATCACAAAACATTTTTGTGGTGATACTCTTTTAGATACTGCTATTTTTTCAGAAGCTTCAACTTGCGGAATGGAAAATCAGAAAGATACTTCTGTAGCTATTTCTGGTTGTTCAATCATAAAAAAAGATTGTTGTAAAGATGAACAAGTATTAATTGATGGTCAAGACGAAGTACAATTACAGGTTGATAAAATATCTTTTAACCAAGAATTATTTATTGCTTCGTTTATCTACACATATATTAATCTTTTTGAAAATTTAGAGAATAATGTATCTTCATTCGAAGAATACGAACCACCACTCGTCATAAAAGAAATCTTCAAGATTGACGAGACTTATTTAATTTGA